One segment of Cohaesibacter intestini DNA contains the following:
- the metK gene encoding methionine adenosyltransferase has translation MARKEYLFTSESVSEGHPDKICDRISDAIVDAFLKLDPYARCAVETMATTNKVILSGEVRGPASIDADVMEQTARRVIKEIGYEQDGFHWENADIDIYVHEQSADIAQGVDEADGKDEGAGDQGIMFGYATNETPELMPAPILYAHRILRLIAEARHAGTETRLGPDAKSQLTLRYVDGKPVEVTSLVLSTQHYDPSLTSADVRAIVTPYIEAALPEGWLTDNTVWHVNPTGKFVIGGPDGDAGLTGRKIIVDTYGGAAPHGGGAFSGKDPTKVDRSAAYAARYLAKNVVAAGYAERCSIQLAYAIGVSEPLSLYVDTDGTGTVRDSVIEKALWESMSLTPRGIRTHLGLNKPIYERTAAYGHFGRAPSDDGGFSWEKTDLVDKLRSLIG, from the coding sequence ATGGCCAGAAAAGAATATTTATTCACCAGCGAGTCCGTCTCCGAAGGGCACCCTGACAAAATCTGTGACCGCATTTCCGACGCGATTGTCGACGCTTTTCTCAAGCTCGACCCTTATGCGCGCTGTGCCGTTGAGACCATGGCTACCACCAACAAGGTCATCTTGTCCGGTGAAGTGCGTGGCCCTGCCAGCATCGATGCTGACGTGATGGAGCAAACAGCCCGCCGCGTTATCAAGGAGATCGGTTACGAGCAGGACGGCTTCCACTGGGAAAATGCCGACATCGACATTTATGTGCATGAGCAGTCCGCTGACATTGCGCAAGGTGTGGATGAGGCCGATGGCAAGGATGAAGGCGCGGGCGATCAGGGCATCATGTTCGGATACGCCACCAATGAGACGCCTGAGCTGATGCCAGCACCGATCCTGTATGCCCACCGCATCCTGCGTCTGATCGCAGAAGCCCGGCATGCAGGCACCGAAACACGTCTTGGACCAGATGCCAAGAGCCAGCTGACCCTGCGCTATGTCGATGGCAAGCCGGTTGAGGTCACCTCTCTGGTTCTGTCCACCCAGCATTATGATCCAAGCCTGACATCTGCCGATGTCCGTGCGATCGTCACCCCTTACATCGAAGCCGCTCTGCCGGAAGGCTGGCTGACCGACAACACCGTCTGGCACGTCAACCCAACCGGCAAGTTTGTCATTGGTGGCCCGGACGGCGACGCAGGCCTGACCGGGCGCAAGATCATCGTTGACACCTATGGTGGTGCAGCCCCCCATGGTGGTGGTGCCTTCTCCGGCAAGGATCCAACCAAAGTGGACCGCTCGGCGGCTTATGCCGCGCGCTATCTGGCCAAGAATGTGGTGGCGGCCGGTTATGCTGAGCGCTGCTCGATTCAGTTGGCCTACGCCATCGGCGTGTCCGAGCCTCTCTCGCTCTATGTGGATACCGATGGTACCGGCACGGTACGCGACAGCGTCATCGAGAAGGCTCTCTGGGAGAGCATGTCTCTGACCCCGCGCGGCATTCGGACCCATCTGGGCCTGAACAAACCAATTTATGAACGCACTGCGGCCTACGGCCATTTCGGGCGCGCACCATCTGACGATGGCGGCTTCTCGTGGGAGAAGACCGATCTGGTTGACAAGCTTCGCTCTCTGATCGGCTGA
- the trmB gene encoding tRNA (guanosine(46)-N7)-methyltransferase TrmB — MTESSSPKPRFRPSKSRLIEEQVATAFFGRRKGKPLSPTQLKLVDDLLPTISVNPSEPISDIQSIFSHAPKTVWLEIGFGGGEHMVRQAMENPAVGIIGCEPFINGAVKALGQIEKEGIETIRMYDEDAAHVLDWLPDASIDRIFLLYPDPWHKKRHWKRRFVSDRNLKRFVRVLKPGGIFRFASDIEDYVEWTLEHVAAVPELVEQCQNPAERLEAYPDWKRTRYEEKAFREGRKPQYLSFLRI; from the coding sequence ATGACCGAATCTTCTTCCCCCAAACCGCGCTTCCGCCCTTCCAAATCCCGCCTGATAGAAGAACAGGTCGCCACGGCCTTTTTTGGACGCCGCAAGGGCAAGCCCTTGAGCCCGACCCAGCTAAAGCTGGTCGATGACCTGCTGCCAACAATCAGCGTCAATCCGTCTGAACCGATCAGCGACATTCAATCGATCTTTTCGCACGCGCCCAAGACCGTCTGGCTGGAAATCGGCTTTGGCGGCGGAGAGCATATGGTGCGGCAGGCGATGGAGAATCCCGCTGTTGGCATCATCGGCTGTGAGCCTTTCATCAATGGTGCGGTCAAGGCGCTGGGCCAGATCGAGAAGGAAGGCATCGAAACCATTCGGATGTATGACGAGGATGCAGCCCATGTGCTTGACTGGCTGCCGGACGCATCAATTGACCGGATTTTCCTGCTCTATCCAGACCCATGGCACAAAAAGCGCCACTGGAAGCGCCGGTTTGTCTCGGATCGCAACCTCAAACGCTTCGTGCGGGTATTGAAGCCCGGCGGGATCTTCCGCTTTGCTTCCGATATTGAGGATTATGTGGAATGGACGCTCGAGCATGTGGCAGCGGTGCCCGAACTGGTCGAGCAATGCCAGAACCCGGCTGAACGACTGGAAGCCTATCCGGACTGGAAGCGGACGCGCTATGAAGAAAAAGCCTTTCGTGAGGGGCGTAAACCGCAATATCTCAGCTTTCTGCGTATTTGA
- the rimP gene encoding ribosome maturation factor RimP encodes MVESTEMQAGTEARLFSEKGLEARVASIVEPVIVDLGFDLVRVRITGDNGCTVQIMAEQPDGTMTIDGCETVSRAVSPVLDVEDPIDKEYYLEVSSPGIDRPLVRKRDYIAWAGHEAKIELSQPIDGRRRYRGMLDGVEGEDLKLILPDAPKDTDPNVKVPLSQLGEAKLVMTDKLMDMAMKSQSAEDAEVVEAPSADAQE; translated from the coding sequence ATGGTTGAAAGCACTGAAATGCAAGCCGGAACTGAAGCCCGCCTTTTTAGCGAAAAAGGCCTTGAGGCCCGTGTTGCCAGCATTGTTGAACCGGTGATCGTCGATCTCGGTTTCGATCTGGTGCGGGTTCGGATCACCGGAGACAATGGCTGCACTGTCCAGATCATGGCGGAGCAGCCGGACGGCACCATGACGATTGATGGCTGCGAGACCGTGTCGCGCGCGGTGTCGCCCGTGCTCGACGTGGAAGACCCGATCGACAAGGAATATTATCTCGAAGTGTCCTCGCCGGGCATCGACCGGCCGCTGGTCCGCAAGCGTGATTACATCGCATGGGCCGGCCATGAGGCAAAGATCGAGTTGAGCCAGCCGATTGACGGTCGGCGCCGCTATCGTGGCATGCTGGACGGTGTCGAAGGAGAGGATCTGAAACTGATCCTGCCAGACGCGCCGAAAGACACCGACCCAAATGTAAAAGTTCCGCTTTCCCAACTGGGCGAAGCCAAGCTGGTGATGACCGACAAACTGATGGATATGGCAATGAAAAGCCAGTCCGCTGAAGACGCTGAAGTGGTTGAGGCCCCTTCTGCCGACGCACAGGAATAG
- the nusA gene encoding transcription termination factor NusA has translation MAISANRLELLQIADAVAREKSIDRMIVIGAMEDAIQKAARSRYGQETEIRATINPRTGDTRLERLLEVVEVVEDYATQIALVDAQDKHPDAKIGDTVADLLPPLEFGRISAQSAKQVIVQKVREAERDHQYEEFKDRQFEIVNGQVKRVEYGNVTVDIAGSEAIVRRDELIAREAFRPGDRIRAIIFDVRREQRGPQVFLSRTHPQFMAKLFAQEVPEIYDGIITIKSVARDPGSRAKIAVISSDSSIDPVGACVGMRGSRVQAVVNELQGEKIDIIPWSEDPATFIVNALQPAEVAKVVLDEDSERIEVVVPNDQLSLAIGRRGQNVRLASQLTGWDIDIMTEEEESERRQKEFNERAELFMEALDVDDIVAQLLASEGFTSIEEVAYVDASEVSDIEGFDEETAQELQTRANEYLEAQAQQLNEERIALGVSDDLLEISGLTLPMLVGLGKDGIKTIEDLAGCATDDLVGWSERKDGEVKRFKGALSDYDISRQEAEDIIMLTRVAAGWIEPSELLSEEEAAEYEQLESEDEDSLADFDGVDTETEGDVEVEAEVDAEDDTGAEVEDEAEVDAEAEDDAEAEDETDSEEQEER, from the coding sequence ATGGCAATCAGTGCAAACCGTCTTGAACTTCTGCAGATCGCAGATGCCGTGGCGCGTGAAAAGTCAATTGATCGGATGATCGTGATCGGGGCCATGGAGGACGCCATCCAGAAGGCAGCGCGCTCCCGCTATGGTCAGGAAACCGAAATCCGGGCGACCATAAACCCGCGCACCGGCGACACCCGTCTTGAGCGTCTGCTGGAAGTGGTCGAAGTGGTCGAGGATTACGCAACCCAGATCGCGCTGGTCGATGCACAGGACAAGCATCCGGACGCCAAGATCGGTGATACGGTGGCTGATTTGCTGCCGCCACTGGAATTTGGCCGCATCTCGGCTCAGTCCGCCAAGCAGGTGATCGTGCAGAAAGTGCGCGAAGCCGAGCGTGATCATCAGTATGAAGAGTTCAAGGACCGTCAGTTCGAGATCGTCAATGGTCAGGTCAAGCGTGTCGAATATGGCAACGTGACCGTCGATATTGCCGGCAGCGAAGCGATTGTCCGCCGCGATGAGCTGATTGCGCGCGAAGCCTTCCGTCCCGGCGACCGCATCCGCGCCATCATCTTTGATGTGCGCCGTGAGCAACGTGGACCGCAGGTCTTCCTGTCGCGGACCCATCCGCAATTCATGGCCAAGCTGTTTGCTCAGGAAGTGCCGGAAATCTATGATGGCATCATCACCATCAAATCCGTTGCCCGTGATCCCGGATCCCGCGCCAAGATTGCCGTGATTTCCTCGGACAGCTCGATCGATCCGGTTGGTGCCTGTGTGGGTATGCGTGGCTCTCGTGTGCAGGCCGTTGTGAACGAGTTGCAGGGCGAGAAAATTGACATCATTCCCTGGTCTGAAGATCCTGCGACCTTCATCGTCAATGCCTTACAGCCGGCCGAAGTGGCTAAGGTGGTTCTGGATGAAGACAGCGAGCGCATCGAAGTGGTGGTGCCCAATGATCAGCTGTCGCTGGCCATTGGCCGTCGCGGTCAGAATGTGCGTCTTGCCTCCCAGCTGACCGGTTGGGACATCGACATCATGACCGAGGAAGAGGAATCCGAGCGTCGCCAGAAGGAATTCAACGAGCGCGCCGAACTCTTCATGGAAGCGCTGGATGTGGATGATATCGTGGCCCAGCTGCTGGCGTCCGAAGGCTTCACCTCGATTGAGGAAGTCGCCTATGTGGATGCAAGCGAGGTCTCCGACATTGAAGGCTTTGACGAGGAAACCGCGCAGGAACTGCAGACCCGTGCCAACGAGTATCTCGAAGCACAGGCCCAGCAGCTTAATGAAGAACGCATCGCGCTTGGGGTGTCCGACGATCTGCTGGAAATTTCCGGCCTGACCCTGCCTATGCTGGTGGGTCTTGGCAAGGACGGCATCAAGACCATTGAAGATCTGGCCGGTTGCGCAACCGACGATCTGGTGGGTTGGTCCGAACGCAAGGATGGCGAAGTCAAGCGCTTCAAGGGTGCTTTGTCCGATTACGACATTTCCCGTCAGGAAGCTGAAGACATTATCATGCTGACCCGCGTTGCGGCTGGCTGGATCGAGCCTTCCGAACTTCTGAGCGAAGAAGAAGCTGCGGAATATGAGCAGCTGGAAAGCGAAGACGAAGACAGTCTGGCGGATTTCGACGGCGTAGACACTGAAACCGAAGGTGACGTGGAAGTCGAAGCGGAAGTTGATGCCGAAGACGACACTGGTGCCGAAGTCGAAGACGAAGCGGAAGTCGACGCCGAAGCGGAAGACGACGCCGAAGCGGAAGACGAAACCGACTCTGAAGAACAAGAAGAGCGGTAA
- a CDS encoding RNA-binding protein, with protein sequence MPRKSEQTTRQCLVTRDIRTKDEMIRFVLAPDDSVVPDLKMRLPGRGVWVTARMELVQQAAQKGLFARGFKQKVTLPDRLAELVAEQLELGCLSALSMARKAGQIVTGFAKVETAIAQGSAIGLIHASDAAEDGQKKLAQVVRRHLGSDGELPLVRRFSAEALSTALGQGNVVHGALLAGSAGKAVRNQVARLDAYLQPDIRDSDSGQDDRHAADAS encoded by the coding sequence GTGCCGCGTAAGAGCGAACAGACCACGCGACAATGTCTGGTTACACGGGACATTCGGACCAAGGACGAGATGATCAGATTTGTCCTCGCTCCTGACGACAGCGTGGTGCCGGATCTCAAAATGCGGTTACCCGGACGTGGGGTCTGGGTGACGGCGCGCATGGAATTGGTGCAGCAGGCAGCTCAGAAGGGGTTGTTTGCGCGCGGTTTCAAACAGAAAGTCACGCTCCCTGACAGGCTGGCAGAGCTGGTCGCGGAGCAACTGGAACTGGGTTGCCTGTCGGCCCTTTCGATGGCGCGCAAGGCCGGACAGATTGTCACTGGCTTTGCCAAGGTCGAAACGGCTATTGCGCAGGGCTCTGCAATTGGCCTAATACATGCGTCAGATGCCGCAGAAGATGGCCAGAAAAAATTGGCTCAGGTCGTGCGACGCCATTTGGGCAGCGACGGTGAACTTCCTCTTGTTCGCCGGTTCAGCGCCGAGGCACTCAGCACAGCCCTTGGGCAGGGAAATGTGGTACATGGCGCGTTGCTGGCGGGATCCGCTGGCAAGGCGGTTCGCAACCAGGTTGCTAGGCTTGATGCCTATCTGCAGCCAGACATACGAGATTCGGACAGCGGCCAGGATGATCGGCACGCTGCAGACGCCTCCTAG
- the infB gene encoding translation initiation factor IF-2 → MSNENNNDNTNGPTEKKTLSLGKNVGQGTVRQSFSHGRSKAVVVEKKKRRFTAPGDAGKPAAKPAGDTPAKEAAQPSADAAPSKSGGGQAPAAGGKPRAGGGGKGQRQGQRNRQGNGGGGQGQGASSQRNLTSSENAKRLQALEAAKVRAREMEVRKKEEEERRKIEDARRKAEAEAAAKRKAEEDAARAVAEAEAQKAEEERKAREAAEAAASAQAKPEKPAERAPARSDERSGDRPQQRTGDRPPRTGDRPPRTGDRPPRTGDRPPRTGDRPPRTGDRPPRTGDRSPRAGGDRPGGARPAGARPGGARPGAGGGFAPAAPDPTAEGKPGAKTLKPAPKRVRPEDPNRQQPAKPKSDDRRRGRLTLSNALNENERERSLASMRRRRQKQKAAMVDTPREKVFREVVIPETITVQELAQRMTERAVDVIKILMKQGQMVKTVDLLDADTAQLVAEELGHSVKRVAASDVEEGLFNKSDSEESLASRPAVVTIMGHVDHGKTSLLDALREENVVKGEAGGITQHIGAYQVEQNDQKITFIDTPGHAAFTEMRARGAKSTDIVVLVVAADDGVMPQTIEAINHARAADVPIIVAVNKIDLPAADPSRVRNELLQHNVFVESMGGDVLEVEVSAKQRLNLDDLLEAILMQSEILELQANPDREADGIVVEAKLDKGRGPVATVLVQNGTLKVGDIVVAGEQWGKVRALIDDKNDKVDEAEPSKPVEILGFDAAPDAGDQFAVVETEGRAREITDYRIRKNKDLAAAKANKGSLEQMLSNLKASGDSQSFPLVIKGDVKGSVEAIIGALDNIGNEEISAQVLHSGVGGVTESDVTLAAASGAPILAFNVRANAQAKQAAEQKGVEIRYYNIIYDLTDDVKAAMSGLLSPEVRETFIGYAEILEVFNITKVGKVAGCRVTEGTVERGTGVRLLRDNVVIHTGKLSTLKRFKDEVKEVNVGQECGMAFENYQDLRAGDQIECFRVEEIARSL, encoded by the coding sequence ATGAGTAACGAAAACAACAACGACAACACCAATGGCCCAACCGAGAAGAAGACCCTGTCTCTTGGTAAGAATGTCGGCCAAGGCACCGTGAGACAGAGCTTCTCCCATGGGCGCTCCAAAGCGGTGGTTGTCGAGAAAAAGAAACGCCGCTTCACCGCACCAGGTGATGCCGGGAAACCTGCTGCCAAGCCAGCTGGCGACACGCCCGCCAAGGAGGCCGCACAGCCAAGTGCTGATGCTGCACCGAGCAAATCGGGTGGTGGACAGGCCCCTGCGGCTGGCGGCAAGCCAAGAGCCGGTGGCGGTGGCAAGGGCCAACGTCAGGGCCAGCGCAACCGTCAGGGCAATGGCGGCGGTGGTCAGGGCCAGGGTGCTTCTTCTCAGCGCAATCTGACTTCTTCGGAAAATGCAAAACGCCTCCAGGCGCTTGAAGCTGCGAAAGTTCGCGCTCGCGAAATGGAAGTGCGCAAGAAAGAAGAAGAAGAGCGCCGCAAGATTGAAGATGCCCGTCGCAAGGCTGAAGCCGAAGCGGCTGCCAAGCGCAAGGCTGAAGAAGACGCTGCGCGGGCAGTGGCAGAAGCAGAAGCCCAAAAGGCCGAAGAAGAGCGCAAGGCACGCGAAGCCGCAGAAGCCGCGGCCTCTGCCCAGGCCAAGCCGGAGAAACCCGCAGAGCGGGCCCCTGCCCGTTCAGACGAGCGCTCTGGCGACCGTCCACAACAACGCACAGGTGACCGTCCTCCACGGACCGGTGATCGCCCGCCACGCACAGGTGACCGTCCTCCACGGACCGGTGATCGTCCGCCGCGCACAGGAGATCGCCCACCACGGACCGGTGACCGTCCTCCACGCACAGGGGATCGCTCGCCACGCGCTGGTGGTGACCGTCCAGGCGGTGCACGTCCAGCAGGCGCCCGCCCTGGTGGTGCGCGTCCGGGAGCTGGTGGTGGTTTTGCCCCGGCAGCGCCAGATCCGACTGCGGAAGGCAAGCCAGGTGCAAAAACGCTCAAGCCAGCGCCAAAACGTGTGCGTCCGGAAGATCCGAACCGCCAGCAGCCAGCCAAGCCGAAGAGCGATGACCGTCGTCGTGGCCGCCTGACGCTGAGCAACGCGCTGAATGAGAATGAACGGGAACGCTCGCTCGCTTCCATGCGTCGCCGTCGCCAGAAGCAGAAGGCTGCAATGGTGGATACGCCGCGCGAGAAGGTCTTCCGCGAAGTGGTCATTCCTGAAACCATTACCGTTCAGGAACTGGCCCAGCGCATGACCGAACGGGCCGTTGACGTGATCAAGATTCTGATGAAACAGGGCCAGATGGTCAAAACCGTCGATCTTCTTGATGCAGACACCGCACAGCTGGTGGCCGAAGAACTGGGCCACAGTGTAAAACGTGTCGCCGCGTCGGATGTTGAAGAAGGTTTGTTCAACAAGAGCGATAGCGAAGAAAGCCTTGCATCCCGTCCGGCCGTGGTGACCATTATGGGTCACGTTGACCATGGTAAGACGTCGCTGCTTGATGCGCTTCGCGAAGAGAATGTGGTCAAGGGTGAAGCCGGTGGCATTACCCAGCATATCGGTGCTTATCAGGTCGAACAGAATGACCAGAAAATCACCTTCATCGATACGCCAGGCCACGCTGCCTTTACCGAAATGCGTGCCCGTGGTGCCAAATCGACCGATATCGTGGTTCTCGTGGTCGCTGCCGATGACGGCGTGATGCCGCAGACCATCGAAGCGATCAACCATGCCCGTGCCGCGGACGTGCCAATCATTGTGGCGGTCAACAAGATCGACCTGCCTGCCGCTGACCCAAGCCGTGTGCGCAACGAACTGCTGCAGCATAATGTGTTTGTCGAAAGCATGGGCGGTGACGTGCTCGAAGTGGAAGTGTCTGCCAAGCAGCGCCTCAACCTCGACGATCTGCTCGAAGCCATTCTGATGCAGTCCGAAATCCTTGAACTGCAAGCCAACCCGGACCGCGAAGCCGATGGCATCGTGGTTGAGGCCAAGCTCGACAAGGGCCGTGGTCCTGTGGCCACCGTACTGGTGCAAAATGGTACCCTGAAAGTCGGCGACATTGTCGTGGCTGGCGAACAATGGGGTAAGGTTCGCGCGCTGATCGATGACAAAAACGACAAGGTTGACGAAGCAGAGCCTTCCAAGCCGGTCGAAATTCTCGGCTTTGATGCAGCCCCTGACGCTGGTGACCAGTTTGCGGTTGTTGAAACCGAAGGTCGGGCACGTGAAATCACCGACTACCGGATTCGCAAGAACAAGGATCTGGCGGCGGCGAAAGCCAACAAGGGCTCGCTTGAGCAGATGCTCAGCAACCTCAAGGCCAGTGGCGATTCCCAATCCTTCCCGCTTGTCATCAAGGGTGACGTGAAGGGCTCGGTGGAAGCCATCATCGGTGCGCTGGACAATATCGGCAACGAGGAAATCTCGGCGCAGGTGCTGCATTCCGGTGTCGGTGGTGTAACCGAATCGGACGTGACCCTGGCTGCGGCCTCCGGTGCGCCGATCCTCGCCTTCAACGTGCGTGCCAACGCACAGGCAAAACAGGCTGCTGAACAAAAAGGCGTCGAGATCCGCTATTACAACATCATCTACGATCTGACCGATGATGTGAAAGCGGCGATGTCCGGTCTGTTGTCGCCAGAAGTGCGCGAGACCTTCATCGGTTACGCCGAAATCCTGGAAGTGTTCAACATCACCAAGGTCGGCAAGGTCGCGGGTTGCCGCGTTACCGAAGGCACCGTGGAGCGTGGCACCGGCGTGCGTCTGCTGCGCGACAATGTGGTCATCCATACTGGCAAGCTGTCGACCCTGAAACGCTTCAAAGACGAAGTGAAGGAAGTCAATGTTGGTCAGGAATGCGGTATGGCCTTCGAGAATTATCAGGACCTGCGTGCTGGTGACCAGATCGAGTGCTTCCGCGTTGAAGAAATTGCCCGCTCGCTGTAA
- the rbfA gene encoding 30S ribosome-binding factor RbfA, with amino-acid sequence MGRGSHKGGGMPSQRQLRVGELVRKSLSECLTRGELIDPFLETHVISIPEVRMSPDLTLATAFVMPLGATGQEKAIVDALNGHKKYLRGRLGRDLAMKHTPDLRFRYDETFDEASRIDALLSSPRVVQDLKRDEDDGEDE; translated from the coding sequence ATGGGACGTGGTTCTCACAAAGGCGGTGGCATGCCATCGCAACGCCAGCTGCGCGTCGGCGAGCTGGTTCGCAAATCCCTATCCGAATGCCTGACCCGAGGCGAGCTGATTGACCCATTCCTGGAGACCCATGTGATCTCCATTCCAGAGGTGCGCATGAGCCCGGACCTGACGCTGGCCACTGCCTTCGTCATGCCGCTCGGTGCAACCGGGCAGGAAAAGGCGATTGTCGATGCCCTCAACGGGCATAAAAAATATCTTCGCGGCAGGCTGGGCCGCGATCTGGCGATGAAACATACACCGGATCTGCGCTTCCGCTATGACGAGACCTTTGATGAAGCCTCTCGGATTGATGCGCTTTTGAGCTCCCCGCGGGTGGTTCAGGATCTCAAGCGTGACGAAGATGACGGCGAAGACGAGTGA
- the truB gene encoding tRNA pseudouridine(55) synthase TruB — protein MTAKTSEGDPVTDDQIEGAASRSDEDAPRKPRKKKQQFRAKRRTDVHGWIALDKPLNMTSTQAVGAIKRIFNVKKVGHAGTLDPLATGCLPIAIGEATKTVSFVMDGVKEYEFTVRWGEETATDDAEGELTDSSAHRPTEDEIDACLDHFTGTIMQVPPAFSAIKVNGERAYDLARDGEEVKLAARPITVHELDLVEVIDEDTAVFVAECSKGTYVRSLARDIGRHLGTRGHVIGLRRLLSGPFREEMLISLDDLERLSHSAPDEPGPKTGLADALLPVETALDDIPALAINRNAAARLRRGQSVLLRGQDAPIEGYAAAMNAGMLVAICEIIEGELWPRRVFNLPDHPPVFNNGDQQNNQGENDVDHC, from the coding sequence ATGACGGCGAAGACGAGTGAGGGTGATCCAGTGACTGACGACCAGATCGAAGGCGCAGCATCCCGCTCTGACGAGGACGCGCCCCGCAAGCCGCGCAAAAAGAAACAGCAATTCCGCGCCAAGCGTCGCACGGACGTGCATGGCTGGATCGCACTCGACAAGCCGCTCAACATGACCTCAACGCAGGCCGTTGGCGCCATCAAGCGGATCTTCAACGTCAAGAAGGTCGGCCATGCGGGCACCCTCGATCCATTGGCGACCGGCTGTCTGCCGATTGCCATAGGCGAAGCGACCAAGACCGTTTCCTTTGTCATGGACGGGGTGAAGGAATATGAATTCACGGTGCGTTGGGGTGAGGAAACCGCAACGGATGATGCGGAAGGGGAGCTGACCGACAGCTCGGCCCATCGCCCGACCGAGGACGAGATCGACGCCTGTCTTGACCATTTTACCGGTACCATCATGCAGGTTCCACCCGCCTTCTCGGCGATCAAGGTCAATGGCGAACGCGCCTATGATCTTGCGCGCGATGGGGAAGAGGTGAAACTGGCCGCCCGGCCAATCACTGTGCATGAGCTGGACCTCGTGGAAGTCATCGACGAGGATACCGCCGTTTTTGTCGCCGAATGTTCCAAAGGAACCTATGTGAGGTCCTTAGCGCGGGATATTGGGCGGCATCTTGGAACGCGAGGCCATGTGATTGGCCTGCGTCGGCTCCTTTCCGGCCCATTTCGTGAGGAAATGCTAATTTCGCTGGACGATTTGGAACGGTTGAGCCATAGTGCGCCCGACGAGCCAGGGCCAAAAACCGGGCTCGCTGATGCCTTGCTTCCTGTGGAGACCGCGCTGGACGACATCCCGGCACTGGCCATAAACAGGAACGCCGCAGCAAGACTACGCCGAGGTCAATCGGTGCTGCTGCGAGGACAGGATGCTCCCATCGAAGGGTATGCCGCTGCCATGAATGCCGGCATGCTGGTCGCAATTTGCGAAATCATCGAGGGAGAACTCTGGCCGAGGCGCGTTTTCAATCTGCCTGATCATCCACCCGTTTTCAACAATGGGGATCAGCAAAACAATCAAGGAGAAAACGATGTCGATCACTGCTGA
- the rpsO gene encoding 30S ribosomal protein S15: protein MSITAERKQELIKEYGTKEGDTGSPEVQVAVLTERIVNLTEHFKSHKKDNHSRRGLLKLVSQRRKLLDYVKAKDEARYQDLIKRLKLRR, encoded by the coding sequence ATGTCGATCACTGCTGAACGCAAGCAAGAACTGATCAAAGAATATGGCACCAAAGAAGGCGACACCGGTTCCCCTGAGGTTCAGGTTGCTGTGCTTACCGAGCGTATTGTCAATCTGACTGAGCACTTCAAGTCTCACAAGAAAGATAATCACTCGCGTCGTGGCCTTCTGAAACTGGTTTCCCAGCGTCGTAAGCTGCTTGACTATGTCAAAGCAAAAGACGAAGCGCGTTATCAGGATCTGATCAAGCGTCTGAAGCTGCGTCGCTAA